The following are encoded together in the Equus quagga isolate Etosha38 chromosome 1, UCLA_HA_Equagga_1.0, whole genome shotgun sequence genome:
- the LOC124242216 gene encoding killer cell lectin-like receptor subfamily I member 1 — MLKNKQNKDVANKQEVTYTELKFPKSQQKQRIPKTDQSNVISSEEQVKFMELKFTSSHLQHERRFARKKRKVFFTREEQNQKIALIPSLPSKNGECSCDLCSSHWIGFGNSCYHHSSELKTWPESHAACAKLNSHLLKIDINEELEILSIFQMKGWIGLKINETNGFWLWEDGIKGIQSVLKFLKGDNHSCAYIEGKYVYADDCSSRKSYVCEFSI; from the exons atgcttaaaaataagcaaaacaaagatGTTGCAAACAAGCAAGAGGTAACATACACAGAATTGAAATTTCCCAAGTCTCAACAGAAGCAAAGAATACCCAAGACAGACCAGAGCAATGTCATATCAAGTGAAGAGCAAGTAAAGTTCATGGAACTGAAATTTACCTCTTCTCATCTACAGCACGAAAGAAGGTttgctaggaaaaaaagaaaag TATTTTTTACCAGAGAagagcaaaaccaaaaaatagcACTTATTCCCAGTCTACCTTCTAAAAATGGTG aatgttCCTGTGATCTTTGTTCAAGTCACTGGATTGGATTTGGAAATAGCTGTTATCATCATTCCAGTGAACTCAAAACCTGGCCAGAGAGCCATGCTGCCTGTGCCAAGCTGAATTCCCATCTTCTGAAGATAGATATCAATGAAGAGCTG GAAATCTTATCAATCTTTCAAATGAAAGGATGGATAGGTctcaaaatcaatgaaacaaatggGTTCTGGTTATGGGAAGATGGCATCAAAGGGATCCAAAGTGT ATTAAAATTTCTGAAAGGAGATAACCATAGCTGTGCatatatagaaggaaaatatgtttATGCGGATGACTGTTCATCTCGGAAAAGTTATGTCTGCGAGTTTAGTATTTAG